The segment TACCGTGGGTTCAGTCTTCCGGCTGTGGGGGAAACATCCAGATTGTCGTGCCGGAAACCGTCAATGTCGCCAATGGCACTCACCAGTGGTGCTCCGGTGAGCGGACTAATTAGTTTGAGCGGTACTGTTTCCTCCAAGCCTTTGTTCTGGAAAAACCATGAGATTCGGCTTTGATCAGTTTCCCGGAGGTTAGTGGTTTGGTAGACGCCGTAGCCGGTCACAAACCAAGCAGTGTTGGCGTCAAACGGGTCAATTTCTATGTCTCCCAACCAGTGCGGACTGGAGGCTGCGGCATACGGCGCCGAGGTATGGTCTCGGGTAGCGCCTCCTAACACCGCTTTCCAAGTGGCGCCTCCGTCGGTGCTGAGGTAGATTTCGTCGTTGGGCCACCAGCGGTTAAGGGTAGAGACTAGGACCGTGTTGGGGTTCTGCGCATCCAGGCTGAGGCCTGCAAAACCTCCTTGGCCAGAGGGCAAGGTCAAATCCATCCAGACATTGGTAGTGGGGTTGAACTTGCGCACGGCTCCGGCGGTGGCGCCATTGGGGCCGGGACTGTTCGCGTAGGTCACGTACAAGGTTCCGTCTGGGGCCATCTCGGCGTGGTGCGGCATATACGTCGTGCTCTGCCCGGGCACAGCTTCCCAGGTGGTACCGCCGTCGGTGCTGCGGTACAGGTTGGTGCTCCCCATTCGGAGCACACCCACGTAGAGGTTTTGGGTAGCCGTGCCCGCCGTTCCATTGCGTTTATCGAACAACACAAACCCGATGCCTCCGCTGCCGGGGTTGGTTTGGCTTACCGGAAAGCTACTCACTTTGCTCCAGGTACTGCCGGAGTTGGTGCTGCGCCAAAGGCCATCGGTGCTGGTGCCTAAGTACAAAGTGCTGCCCAGGTTGGGATCTACCTGCAACCGCTCGCCCGTGGAGCGGCCGTCTTCGTTTCCGCCCAGTTTGATGGAAAGATTGGTTCTAATCCAGGTGGCGCTGCGGTCAGAGGAAGCCATGATGGCCCCGGTGCCTGCCCAGGATTGAGAATAGAGGCCGGTGGCCAGGTACACTTTGTCTGGGTTAGACGGATCCACCGCCACACTCAGCACGCCCATTTGATTTTCATCGGTGCGGGTGAGGTGGTCCTGCAGCGGAATCCAAACCTTGTTGGTGGCATCCCACCGGAACGCGCCACCCACATCGGTACGGGCGTAGAGCAGGTTTCTTTCAGTGGGGTGATACACCAGCCCCGTGACAAAACCGCCGCCGTTGATCTGCACGCTCTTCCACTGGTACGCCTCTGCCTTCTGAGCCTGAACCGGCGAAACACTTAGACACACCAAAAGCAGCAACAGCCCACCCACCACATTTCTCCGGCGGCCAATCCCTCTTTGAAGGAGAAACTTCAATCCATTTTGAGTAAAGCGTTTGCTCATAATTCCTTTGTAGGGGTGAAGTAATTCTGGTTTGTGCGCATCCGTACTGCCCAACCTTTTCAAGGTTGTTTTCTGAAAACAGGTCCTAAACAAGAACCTGCTTCCCTCTCGTTGACATCCACATCTTGCTATTAAATTAAGAAAGATCGTTTTGAGGCTGTTTTTTATGGATTTGCCCGAAAAACCAACTGCACCGACTTCCCGGCAGGAAGATTTACCTGCATGTTCTTTCCTGCGCTGGTAGATTTTCCTCCGGAAACTATCTGCATATTTTTGGGTGCCTGCACTGTGATTTCCTGTTTTCTTGGTGCTTTGAGCACGGCAGTTACTTCCTGTTTGCTCCAGGAAAGTTTCTCCACCTCTACCCCGCCTCTCAAAAGCAAGCCTGAGATAGATCCGGTTTCCCAGGCCTCTGGCAAAGCGGGCAGCAGTTTCACCAAACCTGGCTCTGAATACACCATGGCGCGCATGATCACTGAGGGGTAACCGCCGCTCAGGTCCATGTTGAACAGCGAGCCCGGATTGTGATAGGTGCCCAAACCGTTGGTCCAGTAGTAGCGGGCAATCCAGTCAATCAACTGAGCGGTCGTGGGCGCGTCTTCCAAGTTGGCGGTCACAAAGGCCATCTGCGCCAGTCCGAATACCATTTCACCTCCGTTTTCTTTGTAGCGGAACTTCATTTTTTCCTCCACTACTTTGCGCGCGCCCTCCATCAGTTTGGGATTGTTCTTGAAATCCGGGTCTACCTGGTCATAGAGGCTGTACAGATGCGAGATGTGGCGGTGCTGATGATTGTTCTGCAGGCCGGTCCAGAGCCATTCTTTTAGGGAACCGGCTTCGTCTACCTCGTAGGCGGGCATTTTGGTCAACATTTCCTGCCATTTCTTAACCTGAGCCTTATCTGTTTTCAACTCCTGCGCTGCCGCAATGCAGTTTCTGAGCAGTTGTTTCGCAATCATGACATCCATGGTGGCGTTAATGCTGGCCTGCGATTTATGGTTAGCGGGATTGTTCTCGGGCGAGTACGATGGATTGAACACGTATTTCCCGTCTTCGCCTGTTTTCAGAAAATCCTCATAAAACAGCGCTGATTCTTTCATGAACGGGTACGCCCGCTCCTTCAGGAAGGTACGGTCGCCGGTGTGCAGCCAATAGTCGTTGTAGAAACTTGCGGTCCAACCGGCACCTCCGGTCCAGAGGCTGAGGCACCAGATGGGGTCAAAGTGGTTGTCCCAGCCGTGGCTGCTGGTGTGCGAGGGCACGTGAATACCGCGCGTCCCGAACATCTTTCTGGCATTGTCCCGGTAAAACTGTAGGCGCTTATCGTGGTAATCAAAGTAGGCGTGCATGAGCTCCGGAACGCGGCTGGTGAGCAGCGCCGATATGGCGACCTCCACGTTGCCGTCATGGGTAAAATCTGAGGACCAAGCCGGTGACCAAGTACCGCCCCAAATGCCCTGCAAGTTAGGAGGATTGATACCGGTGGCCGAGATGATGTTGTAACGTGCGGCATCAAACTGCTTTTCAATAATGGCAGGGGCCACTTTGCCGCTTTTGGTTTTCAGGTTCAGCGTCTCGGTATACAGGTTGGCTTCGGCCCCGCCGCCTAAATCTAGTTTTACTCTGTTAAACAACTCACCATGTACATTTTTATGGCGCGTCACCAAGGCCTGGCAATCTGATGTCAAGGAAGTAAGATGCTTCTTAATCTGGTCAACCTGTGATTGGGCGTAGTTATAATTCGCGTTAATCTTGATGAAGACCAACACTTCATCAGCGTTTTGGACGATGAACTCGTTGCCCTCAGTGCGGGAACTGCCGCCCTTCACTTCTACCCGGCCCACGCCTTCGTAGCCCTGCAGACTGCCCGGCCAACGCTTTTTGTACGCGCTGCGGTAGGTGAGCCATTTGTTATCGGCTGCGCCAATGTTCACGCTTTCCACGGTGCTATTAATCTGGTTCCACTGGGTCCATTCCACTGGTCTGCGGGCGAAGGAAAGGCGTCCGTTAATTTTACCAGTTCCTT is part of the Rufibacter tibetensis genome and harbors:
- a CDS encoding carbohydrate-binding protein is translated as MSKRFTQNGLKFLLQRGIGRRRNVVGGLLLLLVCLSVSPVQAQKAEAYQWKSVQINGGGFVTGLVYHPTERNLLYARTDVGGAFRWDATNKVWIPLQDHLTRTDENQMGVLSVAVDPSNPDKVYLATGLYSQSWAGTGAIMASSDRSATWIRTNLSIKLGGNEDGRSTGERLQVDPNLGSTLYLGTSTDGLWRSTNSGSTWSKVSSFPVSQTNPGSGGIGFVLFDKRNGTAGTATQNLYVGVLRMGSTNLYRSTDGGTTWEAVPGQSTTYMPHHAEMAPDGTLYVTYANSPGPNGATAGAVRKFNPTTNVWMDLTLPSGQGGFAGLSLDAQNPNTVLVSTLNRWWPNDEIYLSTDGGATWKAVLGGATRDHTSAPYAAASSPHWLGDIEIDPFDANTAWFVTGYGVYQTTNLRETDQSRISWFFQNKGLEETVPLKLISPLTGAPLVSAIGDIDGFRHDNLDVSPTAGRLNPRYGTNTWIDYAANQSSFMVRTHNNADGKYGAYSTDGGTSWTAFPSAPAGVNGGGTIAVSADGATLVWAPGGVNSVYYSTNRGTSWTAASGIIKGGLKPMADRVNARKFYVYDAEAGRVLVSTNGGTSFTAGATGLPVVASWQLWASTVYPTYGVEGDVWLTNPASGLYRSINSGSSFTSVANVQEATKVGFGKAREGATYPAVFIVGKVNNQMGFFRSDDAGATWVRVTDDQHQFGGINDITGDPRVYGRVYVATAGRGIVYGNAPGVISGISHDQKLELAYGPNPFPQGLKMKAPHKFTYEIRTLTGALVEKGSSSGQSFVGQTLARGLYVLTARYQDRVQTIKIIKQ
- a CDS encoding glycosyl hydrolase family 95 catalytic domain-containing protein; protein product: MLHRYPPFLLLFLLLTGSQFTVLGQADLFTQPKKGFASWQPAPNWEHALLSGNGAMGAMVMGNPHDETIILNQAQLYLPATEPKPPIDQASRLDEIRAHILQGKGEEAAKIPVEQSMKEGYGGHLWSNPYVPAFDVRLQMEPSNVQKYVRTVDFETGEAKVTWTDANGTYQRTLFVSRPDSAVVISIKGTGKINGRLSFARRPVEWTQWNQINSTVESVNIGAADNKWLTYRSAYKKRWPGSLQGYEGVGRVEVKGGSSRTEGNEFIVQNADEVLVFIKINANYNYAQSQVDQIKKHLTSLTSDCQALVTRHKNVHGELFNRVKLDLGGGAEANLYTETLNLKTKSGKVAPAIIEKQFDAARYNIISATGINPPNLQGIWGGTWSPAWSSDFTHDGNVEVAISALLTSRVPELMHAYFDYHDKRLQFYRDNARKMFGTRGIHVPSHTSSHGWDNHFDPIWCLSLWTGGAGWTASFYNDYWLHTGDRTFLKERAYPFMKESALFYEDFLKTGEDGKYVFNPSYSPENNPANHKSQASINATMDVMIAKQLLRNCIAAAQELKTDKAQVKKWQEMLTKMPAYEVDEAGSLKEWLWTGLQNNHQHRHISHLYSLYDQVDPDFKNNPKLMEGARKVVEEKMKFRYKENGGEMVFGLAQMAFVTANLEDAPTTAQLIDWIARYYWTNGLGTYHNPGSLFNMDLSGGYPSVIMRAMVYSEPGLVKLLPALPEAWETGSISGLLLRGGVEVEKLSWSKQEVTAVLKAPRKQEITVQAPKNMQIVSGGKSTSAGKNMQVNLPAGKSVQLVFRANP